One genomic region from Terriglobus aquaticus encodes:
- a CDS encoding glutaminase family protein: protein MTFRSTPWLRCAVACSALAVAGSALLAASAVAQQSPRPPATPLVTHNPYFSIWSDADTLNDSETVHWTGHANPLTSLLRIDGKVYRVMGRGPGQPLQQTARQVTALHTIYRFTGAGVAVTLTFFTPAFTDDLDVMSRPVTYLTWTVASTDGASHKVEAVLDASADLATSYPGQPVTTSRARTAQTDVVSVGSRDQQVLNRSGDDLRIDWGYFRIAVPHDEAATLATGDRLLRSFTNGELPQEDDLSVPTGANHHSDHIAAALDLGSVGQAPVSRHVLLTYTEDYSFQLFHQNLRPYWQRNGMTVGTMLDHAATEYSSLEQKAAAFETSFQQTMTAAGGEQYAWLCTLSYRQAIAAHTLVAGADGEPLTFEKENFSNGDTATVDVIYPGAPIWLLFNPKLLHAEVLPVLRYASMTDRWHFPFAPHDLGQFPLANGQEYGGGEKTEEDQMPVEETGNLLILVDALARAEKDTTLAAQFWPRLSQWAEYLRTHGLDPENQLTTDDFAGHVAHNSNLSIKAAEGVAAYAHLAKLLHHEDEANRYNAEAHRMATEWLKLAREGDHYKLAFNSPGTWSQKYNLVWDKLLHYDLFPASVARDELAFYKTKINRYGLPLDSRRDYTKLDWEIWTGTLADDDATFQAIMSPIYTWLNEGPTRVPLTDWYDTKTGKQEGFQARSVVGGVFIKALRTKMEH, encoded by the coding sequence ATGACGTTTCGTTCTACACCGTGGCTTCGCTGTGCCGTTGCCTGCTCGGCTCTTGCAGTTGCCGGCTCGGCTCTTCTAGCAGCATCGGCCGTAGCGCAGCAGTCCCCGCGGCCGCCCGCCACACCGCTGGTCACACACAATCCGTATTTCAGCATCTGGTCGGACGCGGATACGTTGAACGACTCCGAAACCGTGCATTGGACCGGCCATGCGAACCCGCTGACAAGCCTGTTGCGCATCGACGGCAAGGTCTACCGCGTGATGGGTCGCGGCCCGGGCCAACCCTTGCAGCAGACGGCCCGGCAGGTGACGGCGCTGCACACTATCTACCGCTTCACAGGCGCGGGCGTCGCGGTCACACTCACCTTCTTCACGCCCGCGTTCACCGACGACCTGGACGTGATGTCGCGCCCGGTGACCTACCTGACCTGGACCGTAGCCTCCACCGATGGTGCCTCGCACAAGGTGGAAGCCGTGCTGGATGCTTCGGCGGACCTGGCCACCAGCTACCCCGGCCAGCCAGTGACTACATCGCGCGCACGGACGGCGCAGACGGACGTGGTGTCCGTCGGCTCCCGCGATCAGCAGGTGCTGAATCGTTCCGGCGATGACCTCCGCATCGACTGGGGCTACTTCCGCATTGCCGTGCCGCACGACGAAGCGGCCACGCTCGCCACGGGCGATCGCCTGCTGCGCAGCTTCACCAACGGAGAGCTGCCCCAGGAAGACGATCTCTCTGTGCCGACCGGCGCGAATCACCACAGCGATCACATCGCAGCTGCGCTGGACCTAGGCAGCGTGGGCCAGGCACCCGTCAGCCGCCACGTCCTGCTGACCTATACCGAGGACTACTCGTTCCAACTGTTCCACCAGAACCTGAGGCCCTATTGGCAGCGCAACGGCATGACCGTCGGCACCATGCTGGATCATGCTGCGACGGAATACAGTTCGCTGGAACAGAAAGCTGCCGCGTTCGAGACGAGCTTCCAGCAGACGATGACGGCAGCGGGTGGAGAGCAGTACGCCTGGCTGTGCACGCTCTCATACCGCCAGGCGATCGCAGCGCATACGCTGGTCGCGGGTGCAGACGGGGAGCCGCTCACCTTTGAGAAGGAGAACTTTTCCAACGGCGACACCGCTACGGTGGACGTGATCTACCCGGGCGCGCCGATCTGGTTGCTCTTCAACCCGAAGCTGCTGCATGCCGAGGTGCTGCCCGTGCTGCGCTACGCCAGCATGACGGATCGCTGGCACTTTCCATTTGCGCCACACGACCTGGGCCAGTTTCCGCTAGCTAATGGGCAGGAGTACGGCGGCGGTGAGAAGACGGAGGAGGATCAGATGCCGGTGGAAGAAACCGGCAACCTGCTGATCCTGGTGGACGCGCTGGCCCGCGCGGAGAAGGACACGACGCTGGCCGCGCAGTTCTGGCCTAGACTCAGCCAGTGGGCCGAATACCTCCGGACGCACGGCCTGGACCCAGAAAATCAGCTCACCACCGATGACTTTGCCGGGCACGTCGCGCACAACAGCAATCTCTCCATCAAGGCTGCCGAAGGCGTGGCGGCCTATGCGCACCTGGCAAAACTGCTGCACCACGAGGACGAGGCGAACCGCTACAACGCCGAGGCGCACCGCATGGCGACCGAGTGGTTGAAGCTGGCGCGCGAGGGCGATCACTACAAGCTGGCATTCAACAGCCCCGGTACATGGAGCCAGAAATATAACCTCGTCTGGGACAAGCTGCTGCACTACGACCTGTTTCCAGCCTCGGTGGCCCGCGATGAGCTTGCGTTCTACAAGACCAAGATCAACCGGTACGGCCTGCCGCTGGATAGCCGGCGCGACTACACCAAGCTGGACTGGGAGATCTGGACCGGCACGCTTGCGGATGACGATGCGACCTTCCAGGCAATCATGAGCCCCATCTACACCTGGCTCAATGAAGGCCCGACCCGCGTTCCGCTGACCGACTGGTACGACACCAAGACCGGCAAACAGGAAGGTTTCCAGGCACGCAGCGTGGTGGGAGGTGTCTTCATCAAGGCGCTCCGAACCAAGATGGAGCACTGA